In one window of Mytilus trossulus isolate FHL-02 chromosome 7, PNRI_Mtr1.1.1.hap1, whole genome shotgun sequence DNA:
- the LOC134726404 gene encoding variant-specific surface protein VSP4A1-like, with translation MSTRFSAQYIGICMVFAVYIAVSVEGVAFGGNCSGSGTGDCTEKNNTVCNGTCKCATNSFRKSTSECAKKIALNQTCTTGQSAGQCADSNAACVGTALKCQCKSTHFVSKTGACKLVVTALDAACDASDSFSHQCAVVNSECRKDGTDKCLCKATHYAKGATCEIRKKPDEGGCAAHECVTHATCNTKSNPTKCQCDTGYTAIPTTTPTMCSGVPKVATLSYMFVIPILLSMVFLLR, from the exons aGGTTCTCAGCTCAGTATATTGGCATATGTATGgtttttgctgtttacattgCAGTAAGTGTAGAAG GAGTAGCATTCGGTGGCAACTGTTCAGGTTCCGGGACCGGAGattgcacagaaaaaaataatacagttTGTAACGGCACCTGTAAATGTGCTACCAATTCATTCCGAAAAAGTACTTCAGAATGTGCAAAAA AAATTGCGCTAAACCAGACATGCACAACAGGACAATCGGCTGGTCAGTGTGCAGACTCTAATGCAGCATGTGTCGGTACTGCATTAAAATGTCAATGCAAGTCCACTCATTTTGTTAGTAAAACTGGAGCTTGTAAACTAG TGGTTACTGCCTTGGATGCAGCTTGCGACGCCTCGGATTCTTTCTCGCATCAATGTGCTGTAGTCAACTCGGAATGTAGAAAAGATGGAACTGATAAATGTCTTTGTAAAGCCACCCACTATGCAAAGGGAGCCACTTGTGAAATCA GAAAGAAACCAGACGAAGGAGGTTGTGCAGCACATGAGTGTGTTACTCATGCTACTTGTAACACTAAGTCTAATCCTACTAAATGTCAATGTGATACAGGTTATACTGCAATACCAACCACCACACCTACCATGT gtAGTGGTGTACCTAAAGTCGCAACTTTGTCGTACATGTTTGTGATACCTATTCTTTTATCCATGGTGTTTCTTCTACGATAG